One Natrinema marinum genomic window carries:
- a CDS encoding M20 family metallopeptidase: MTLVALTRDLVSIPSYEDETAAGDFIAEWLRSETDADVQRDDAGNVIARRGAGGDSLALVGHHDVVEPAESQVASADGDGATEYAVEERDGRLYGRGTADMKGAVAAALLAFREADPTGELVFASFVGEETGGVGSQYAIDEGFAPDYAVVGEGSTNYSGPNVTDVAVAHKGRRGSTITARGTAAHASEADAGENAIYRATAAIDRVRDLELPSVDVAGETLDGRLTVTEIEGGSAWNVVPARCAFTIDERTVPGERAALETVAELEGIEWTVDQDWPPMECTDEAFAETVLAAAADSQDVDPELVTKPHATDAGWLAAAGTECVVVGPSEPGEAHTDDESVSIAALERCRETYRLVAETWPAR, translated from the coding sequence ATGACTCTCGTCGCCCTCACTCGCGACCTCGTCTCGATTCCGAGCTACGAGGACGAGACCGCCGCCGGCGACTTCATAGCGGAATGGCTGCGCAGCGAGACCGATGCCGACGTGCAACGGGACGACGCCGGCAACGTAATCGCCCGAAGGGGGGCGGGCGGCGACTCGCTCGCGCTGGTCGGCCACCACGACGTCGTCGAGCCAGCCGAGTCGCAGGTCGCCAGCGCGGACGGAGACGGCGCGACCGAATACGCCGTCGAGGAACGAGACGGCCGACTCTACGGTCGCGGGACGGCTGACATGAAGGGCGCGGTCGCCGCCGCCCTGCTGGCCTTCCGGGAGGCCGATCCCACGGGCGAACTCGTCTTCGCGAGCTTCGTCGGCGAGGAGACTGGCGGCGTCGGTTCTCAGTACGCGATCGACGAGGGGTTCGCCCCCGATTACGCCGTCGTTGGCGAGGGCTCGACGAACTACTCCGGTCCGAACGTCACCGACGTGGCCGTCGCCCACAAGGGTCGGCGCGGGAGCACGATCACCGCCCGCGGGACCGCGGCCCACGCTAGCGAGGCCGACGCCGGCGAGAACGCTATCTACCGGGCAACCGCGGCCATCGACCGCGTGCGCGACCTCGAGCTCCCGTCGGTCGACGTGGCCGGCGAGACGCTCGACGGTCGGCTCACCGTCACGGAGATCGAAGGTGGCTCCGCCTGGAACGTCGTCCCCGCCCGCTGTGCGTTCACGATCGACGAACGGACGGTGCCGGGCGAGCGCGCCGCCCTCGAGACGGTCGCCGAACTCGAGGGGATCGAGTGGACCGTCGACCAGGACTGGCCGCCGATGGAGTGTACGGACGAGGCGTTCGCCGAGACCGTGCTCGCGGCCGCCGCCGATTCGCAGGACGTCGATCCGGAACTCGTGACGAAACCCCACGCGACCGACGCGGGCTGGCTCGCCGCGGCCGGCACGGAGTGTGTCGTCGTCGGCCCTTCGGAGCCCGGCGAGGCCCACACCGACGACGAGAGCGTCTCGATCGCCGCCCTCGAGCGCTGCCGGGAGACCTACCGGCTGGTCGCGGAGACGTGGCCGGCGCGGTGA
- a CDS encoding globin-coupled sensor protein — MQPAETFGRGGLNGFLDVDELVDRIGLDDAEIAWRKEFIGFDADDERRLSELEPLLRDNREEIADDFYENVLRYEGTREVVDRSPKGVDALKQTQQAYLVSLATGDYDRSYFQNRARIGKLHELLDMPLKHYVGQYGVYYDLILSRLNERVQDRVVDAIEEWAEEREAQREGSGLERFVGALGLGDEDDGADGLEDSFEEAVRGAIDDGMMDVLSLLRIINLDLQIATDTYVDSYAQRLEESIERRERLAREVERDVQQPITDLYDSSQVVARRAEAISDHTESQAAGVTRAANELNEVSAAVEEVASVADEVREESDRTERLAADGVDAADDALDELEAIEDATDRVAEAVDALAERTDEIDEVVERLDDLAERTTVLAANAKIESSRGDAGGETMGVIASEVRSFAEQTKSDLSEIESAVEAVREEAAATVETTEETVARVDAGTDRVRETVDSLEAIHESAEETAAGMEDVAAAADQQARGVEVAAETLEDLSNSADQVASAAESVAAASEQQTASLREVRDSVARLTDDESDAEPPVYERVE, encoded by the coding sequence ATGCAACCAGCAGAGACGTTCGGTCGCGGGGGACTCAACGGCTTTCTCGATGTCGACGAACTCGTCGATCGGATCGGGCTCGATGACGCCGAGATCGCCTGGCGAAAGGAGTTCATCGGGTTCGACGCGGACGACGAACGGCGGCTATCGGAACTCGAGCCGCTGTTGCGCGACAATCGCGAGGAGATTGCCGACGACTTCTACGAGAACGTGCTGCGCTACGAGGGGACGCGGGAGGTCGTCGACCGCTCCCCGAAGGGAGTCGACGCCCTCAAGCAGACCCAGCAGGCGTACCTCGTTTCGCTGGCAACGGGCGACTACGACCGATCCTATTTCCAGAACCGGGCCCGGATCGGGAAGCTCCACGAACTGCTGGACATGCCGCTGAAACACTACGTCGGACAGTACGGCGTCTACTACGATCTCATCCTCTCGAGGCTCAACGAGCGGGTGCAGGATCGAGTCGTCGACGCCATCGAGGAGTGGGCCGAGGAGCGCGAGGCCCAACGGGAGGGGAGCGGCCTCGAGCGGTTCGTCGGCGCGCTGGGACTCGGCGACGAGGACGACGGGGCGGACGGGCTCGAGGACTCCTTCGAGGAGGCGGTCAGGGGAGCCATCGACGACGGCATGATGGACGTGCTCTCGCTGCTGCGGATCATCAACCTCGACCTGCAGATCGCGACTGACACGTACGTCGACTCCTACGCCCAGCGACTCGAGGAGTCGATCGAGCGTCGGGAGCGACTCGCGCGCGAGGTCGAACGCGACGTGCAACAGCCGATCACGGACCTCTACGACTCGAGTCAGGTGGTCGCGCGCCGTGCGGAGGCGATCAGCGATCACACGGAATCGCAGGCGGCCGGCGTCACGAGAGCCGCGAACGAGCTCAACGAGGTCAGCGCCGCGGTCGAGGAGGTCGCGAGCGTCGCCGACGAGGTCCGCGAGGAGAGCGACCGGACCGAACGGCTGGCCGCCGACGGCGTCGATGCGGCCGACGACGCCTTGGACGAACTCGAGGCGATCGAGGACGCGACCGACCGCGTCGCTGAGGCCGTCGACGCGCTCGCCGAGCGGACCGACGAGATCGACGAGGTGGTCGAGCGACTCGACGATCTGGCCGAGCGGACGACGGTGCTGGCGGCCAACGCGAAGATCGAGTCCTCGCGAGGTGACGCTGGCGGTGAGACGATGGGCGTCATCGCGAGCGAAGTCCGTTCGTTCGCCGAGCAGACGAAATCGGACCTCTCGGAGATCGAGTCCGCCGTCGAAGCGGTCCGTGAGGAGGCCGCGGCGACGGTCGAGACGACCGAGGAGACGGTCGCCCGCGTCGATGCCGGCACCGATCGCGTCCGCGAGACGGTCGACTCGCTCGAGGCGATCCACGAATCGGCCGAGGAGACCGCGGCCGGCATGGAGGACGTGGCCGCTGCGGCCGACCAGCAGGCCCGCGGCGTCGAGGTGGCCGCGGAGACGCTCGAGGACCTCTCGAACTCGGCCGATCAGGTCGCCAGCGCGGCGGAGTCGGTGGCGGCGGCCAGCGAGCAGCAGACGGCCAGCCTGCGCGAGGTGCGCGACTCGGTCGCGCGGCTCACCGACGACGAATCCGACGCGGAGCCGCCGGTCTACGAGCGGGTGGAGTGA
- a CDS encoding PINc/VapC family ATPase — translation MNVVPDTSVVIDGRVSATIEDGQFEGATICVPEAVVAELEAQANDGIDSGWDGLEELQRLADLADDGTIDLEYVGERPNAIERGHASEGEIDALIRDLAEDLDATFVTSDIVQAEVAKAKGLDVEHVSPEVRRVGTLAIEEFFDDQTMSVHLKTDAVPKAKRGELDAMRYESIAEEPLDEATMDEYAREVVDGAKEAPDGFIELSEPGMKIVQFRDYRIAIGRPPFSDGIEITAVRPIAQTDIEDYEHADELKERLLERQRGVLISGAPGAGKSTFAQAVARYIADHDYSVKTMEKPRDLQVGPDITQYTELGGQMAKTADALLMVRPDYTIYDEVRKTDDFEVFSDMRLAGVGMIGVVHATRPIDSLQRLVGRVELGMIPQVVDTVVYIEAGEVETVYDVKTEVKVPAGLTEEDLARPVIQVTNFQTGEPEYEIYTFNRQVVTVPLKDEEGGPGSESGVDRIAKQEIEREIRSIARGYVDVELKSQDKAVVYVEEDDISSVIGKGGGRITDVENRLGINIDVRTHDENPNYGAGGAAGGGANADGGSASQAGQMVQPEITSRHIVIPVDGNHGETVEVQAAGDYLFTATVSRGGEIQVSRGSAIAEELERAIDRKDPITIVPS, via the coding sequence ATGAACGTCGTGCCGGACACGAGCGTGGTCATCGACGGCCGCGTCTCGGCGACTATCGAAGACGGGCAGTTCGAGGGAGCGACGATCTGCGTCCCCGAGGCGGTCGTCGCGGAACTCGAGGCGCAGGCCAACGACGGGATCGACAGCGGCTGGGACGGACTCGAGGAACTCCAGCGGCTGGCCGATCTGGCCGACGACGGCACCATCGACCTCGAGTACGTCGGCGAGCGGCCCAACGCCATCGAGCGGGGCCACGCCTCCGAGGGCGAGATCGACGCCCTGATTCGGGACCTCGCGGAGGACCTCGACGCGACCTTCGTCACGAGCGACATCGTGCAAGCCGAGGTCGCGAAAGCGAAGGGGCTGGACGTAGAGCACGTCTCCCCTGAGGTTCGGCGGGTCGGCACGCTCGCGATCGAGGAGTTCTTCGACGACCAGACGATGAGCGTCCACCTGAAGACCGACGCCGTCCCGAAGGCCAAGCGCGGCGAACTCGATGCAATGCGCTACGAATCGATCGCCGAGGAGCCACTCGACGAGGCGACGATGGACGAGTACGCCCGCGAGGTCGTCGACGGCGCGAAGGAAGCCCCGGACGGTTTCATCGAGCTTTCGGAACCGGGGATGAAGATCGTCCAGTTCCGGGACTACCGGATCGCGATCGGTCGGCCGCCCTTTTCCGACGGCATCGAGATCACGGCCGTCCGCCCGATCGCCCAGACCGACATCGAAGACTACGAGCACGCCGACGAGTTGAAAGAGCGGCTGCTCGAGCGCCAGCGCGGCGTCCTCATCTCCGGCGCGCCCGGCGCGGGGAAATCGACGTTCGCGCAGGCGGTCGCCCGCTATATCGCAGACCACGACTACTCGGTCAAGACGATGGAGAAGCCTCGCGACTTGCAGGTCGGCCCCGACATCACCCAGTACACGGAACTGGGCGGCCAGATGGCGAAGACCGCCGACGCCCTGCTGATGGTCCGGCCCGATTACACCATCTACGACGAGGTCCGCAAGACGGACGATTTCGAGGTGTTCTCGGACATGCGGCTGGCCGGCGTCGGCATGATCGGCGTCGTTCACGCGACCCGGCCAATCGACTCGCTCCAGCGGCTCGTCGGCCGCGTCGAACTCGGGATGATCCCCCAGGTCGTCGACACCGTCGTCTACATCGAGGCCGGCGAGGTCGAGACCGTCTACGACGTGAAAACGGAGGTCAAGGTGCCCGCCGGCCTCACCGAGGAAGACCTCGCCCGCCCCGTCATTCAGGTGACGAACTTCCAGACCGGCGAGCCCGAGTACGAGATCTACACCTTCAACCGCCAGGTCGTCACCGTCCCGCTCAAAGACGAGGAGGGCGGCCCCGGCAGCGAGTCCGGCGTCGACCGCATCGCCAAACAGGAGATCGAACGCGAGATCCGCTCGATCGCGCGGGGCTACGTCGACGTCGAACTCAAGAGCCAGGACAAAGCCGTCGTCTACGTCGAAGAAGACGACATCTCGAGCGTCATCGGCAAGGGCGGCGGCCGGATCACCGACGTCGAGAACCGTCTGGGGATCAACATCGACGTCCGCACCCACGACGAGAACCCCAACTACGGCGCGGGCGGCGCTGCCGGCGGCGGCGCGAACGCCGACGGCGGCAGTGCGTCGCAGGCCGGTCAGATGGTCCAGCCCGAGATCACCTCGAGACACATCGTCATCCCCGTCGACGGCAACCACGGCGAGACCGTCGAGGTGCAGGCTGCCGGCGACTACCTCTTCACCGCGACGGTGAGCCGCGGCGGCGAGATCCAGGTGTCGCGCGGCAGCGCGATCGCGGAGGAACTCGAGCGAGCGATCGATCGGAAGGATCCGATCACGATCGTTCCGTCATAA
- a CDS encoding Brp/Blh family beta-carotene 15,15'-dioxygenase, with translation MSGDAIDGRADVRAGSKRRSRAARLSLGVGSLLAVAAVATIAFGSPPLVYQYVPLAVSVVVLGLPHGAVDHLVLPRVRDDPVTPRSLAAVGVLYLLLGGAYAVVWVLAPAAAFVSFVLVTLVHWGQGDVYALLAFVGADHLETRASRLLALLVRGGIPMLVPLVAFPSQYAFVAETLVGLFDADAATALEPIFTPAVRAAVTFGFGSLIALSLLLGVRRTSPGERWPWFVDAAETIGLVCYFAVVPPILAIGLYFCCWHSLRHVLRTMLVDPVAGAALERGAIRIAFRRFARDAAPLTIAALAVLAGIWFAVPRTPATVPAVLAVYLVAIAVLTLPHVVVVSLLDREEGMWSV, from the coding sequence ATGAGTGGTGACGCGATCGACGGGCGCGCCGACGTGCGAGCGGGGTCCAAGCGCCGATCGCGGGCCGCGCGGTTGAGCCTTGGCGTCGGCTCGCTGCTCGCCGTCGCCGCCGTGGCGACGATCGCGTTCGGGTCGCCGCCGCTCGTCTACCAGTACGTGCCGTTGGCGGTCAGCGTCGTCGTTCTCGGCCTTCCCCACGGCGCCGTCGACCACCTCGTGTTACCGCGGGTCCGAGACGACCCGGTGACTCCGCGGTCGCTTGCCGCCGTCGGCGTCCTCTATCTGCTCCTCGGGGGCGCGTACGCCGTCGTCTGGGTTCTCGCGCCCGCCGCTGCGTTCGTCTCGTTCGTCCTCGTCACGCTCGTCCACTGGGGACAGGGCGATGTCTACGCGCTCCTCGCGTTCGTCGGCGCCGACCACCTCGAGACGCGAGCCAGCCGGCTGCTCGCCCTCCTCGTCAGGGGCGGTATCCCGATGCTCGTCCCGCTGGTCGCCTTCCCATCGCAGTACGCGTTCGTCGCCGAGACGCTCGTCGGGCTGTTCGACGCCGACGCGGCGACCGCGCTCGAGCCGATCTTCACACCGGCGGTCCGGGCGGCCGTGACGTTCGGGTTCGGGTCCCTGATCGCGCTTTCGCTTCTCCTCGGGGTCCGTCGAACGAGCCCCGGTGAGCGGTGGCCGTGGTTCGTCGACGCCGCGGAGACGATCGGCCTCGTCTGCTACTTCGCCGTCGTGCCGCCGATCCTCGCGATCGGGCTCTACTTCTGTTGCTGGCACTCGCTCCGACACGTCCTCAGAACGATGCTCGTGGATCCCGTCGCCGGCGCGGCCCTCGAGCGCGGCGCGATTCGGATCGCATTTCGTCGCTTCGCCCGCGACGCGGCACCGCTGACCATCGCCGCGCTGGCCGTCCTCGCCGGTATCTGGTTCGCCGTCCCACGGACGCCTGCGACCGTCCCCGCCGTTCTCGCCGTGTATCTGGTCGCGATCGCCGTGTTGACGCTCCCGCACGTCGTCGTGGTTTCGCTGCTCGATCGAGAAGAAGGAATGTGGTCGGTCTGA
- a CDS encoding lycopene cyclase domain-containing protein — MTIPITYLGIHVAFLLPPILILWSLAVRRDRVWLGLRPLSGLGIVILLAVAYTTPFTNHLIPAGVWWYGDGAVLATVWHTPIEEYLFFVLQPILTALWLFQVRPAADRPLTLPRRHRLLGVAGGLAVAVVGLLLLFGDLSTYYLGWLFLWAGPVLAVQWGFGSTYLWTVRRSLLVAIAVPTLYLWLVDRIAIELGVWVISDAHTTGYALLGLPIEEALFFLVTNLFVVQGLVLYVWVLERFDGLPERTGESRQLATSSDEW; from the coding sequence ATGACCATCCCGATCACGTACCTCGGAATCCACGTCGCCTTCCTGCTGCCGCCAATCCTGATTCTGTGGTCGCTTGCGGTCCGGCGCGACCGCGTCTGGTTGGGCCTTCGCCCCCTCTCGGGCCTCGGCATCGTGATCCTCCTCGCGGTCGCCTACACGACGCCGTTTACGAACCACCTCATTCCCGCCGGCGTCTGGTGGTACGGGGACGGAGCAGTGCTCGCGACCGTCTGGCACACGCCGATCGAGGAGTACCTCTTCTTCGTCCTCCAGCCGATCCTGACCGCGCTCTGGCTGTTTCAGGTGCGACCGGCCGCCGACCGGCCGCTGACGCTCCCCCGCCGACACCGGCTGCTCGGCGTCGCCGGCGGGCTGGCGGTCGCCGTCGTCGGCCTGCTGCTACTGTTCGGCGATCTCTCCACGTACTACCTGGGCTGGCTGTTCCTCTGGGCCGGGCCGGTCCTCGCCGTTCAGTGGGGGTTCGGATCGACGTACCTGTGGACGGTCCGCAGGTCGCTGCTGGTCGCGATCGCCGTCCCGACGCTGTATCTCTGGCTCGTCGACCGGATCGCGATCGAACTCGGCGTCTGGGTCATCTCCGACGCGCACACCACGGGGTACGCGCTCCTCGGACTTCCCATCGAAGAGGCGCTGTTCTTCCTCGTGACCAACCTCTTCGTCGTTCAAGGACTCGTCCTGTACGTCTGGGTGCTCGAGCGATTCGACGGACTGCCGGAACGGACGGGCGAGTCCCGGCAGTTGGCGACGAGTTCCGATGAGTGGTGA
- a CDS encoding bacteriorhodopsin: MQSAHALGFRVQNAVLQNGATDRELFEYVFGGDNALLALSFVLNIALAGLTILGIAYLGRNLTDSRSKAIAMALMLISIVSISSYTGLASGLTLGIVEMPPGHPAAGATTAGQDGVLTMWGRYLTWTFSTPFILIALGMIAGSNWTKILTTCAFTIAMCVTGLAAALTTSSLVLRWWWFFLGSIFFLVIVYVILVDWTAEARTTGTADLFGTLKLLTVVGWFGYPILWALGVEGFAVLSVTVTSWGYSVLDIITKYVVTFVAMRYIAAEPDAITGGADYGASTPGPVPGDD; encoded by the coding sequence ATGCAGTCAGCCCACGCCCTCGGTTTCCGCGTCCAGAACGCCGTCCTGCAAAACGGCGCGACGGACCGGGAACTATTCGAGTACGTCTTCGGCGGTGACAACGCCCTCCTCGCGCTGTCGTTCGTCCTCAACATCGCTCTGGCCGGGCTCACGATCCTCGGGATCGCCTACCTCGGGCGGAACCTGACGGATTCCCGGTCGAAGGCGATCGCGATGGCGCTGATGTTGATCTCGATCGTTTCGATCTCGAGTTACACGGGCCTCGCGTCGGGGCTGACTCTGGGTATCGTCGAGATGCCGCCGGGTCACCCGGCTGCGGGTGCGACGACGGCCGGACAGGACGGCGTCCTGACGATGTGGGGCCGCTACCTCACGTGGACGTTCTCGACCCCGTTCATCCTGATCGCGCTCGGGATGATCGCGGGGTCGAACTGGACGAAGATCCTCACGACCTGCGCGTTCACGATCGCGATGTGCGTCACCGGTCTGGCCGCCGCGTTGACCACGTCCTCGCTGGTGCTGCGGTGGTGGTGGTTCTTCCTGGGGTCGATTTTCTTCCTCGTGATCGTCTACGTCATCCTCGTCGACTGGACAGCGGAAGCGCGGACCACCGGCACCGCCGACCTGTTCGGAACGCTGAAACTGCTCACCGTCGTCGGCTGGTTCGGCTACCCGATCCTCTGGGCCCTCGGCGTCGAAGGGTTCGCCGTCCTGAGCGTCACCGTCACTTCCTGGGGGTACAGCGTCCTCGACATCATCACGAAGTACGTCGTGACGTTCGTCGCCATGCGCTACATCGCCGCCGAACCCGACGCGATCACCGGCGGGGCGGACTACGGCGCCAGCACGCCCGGTCCCGTCCCAGGCGACGACTGA
- a CDS encoding bacteriorhodopsin gives MVATVGAESVWLWIGTIGMTLGTLYFIGRGRGVRDPKMQEFYIITTFITTIAAAMYFAMATGFGVTEVVVGDEALTIYWARYADWLFTTPLLLLDLALLAGANRNTIATLIGLDVFMIGTGAIAAFAATPGTRIAWWGISTGALLALLYVLVGTLSENARGRSPEVASLFGRLRNLVIALWLLYPVVWILGTEGTFGILPLYWETAAFMVLDLSAKVGFGVVLLRSRTVLERAVSPTAAPA, from the coding sequence ATGGTCGCAACAGTAGGCGCAGAATCCGTCTGGCTGTGGATCGGCACGATCGGGATGACGCTCGGAACCCTATACTTCATCGGCCGTGGGCGCGGCGTTCGCGACCCGAAGATGCAGGAGTTCTACATCATCACGACGTTCATCACCACGATCGCCGCTGCGATGTACTTCGCGATGGCGACCGGCTTCGGCGTCACCGAAGTCGTGGTCGGGGACGAGGCGCTCACGATCTACTGGGCGCGTTACGCCGACTGGTTGTTCACGACGCCGTTGTTGCTGCTCGACCTCGCGCTGCTGGCGGGGGCGAACCGAAACACCATCGCGACGCTGATCGGCCTCGATGTCTTCATGATCGGGACCGGTGCGATCGCGGCGTTCGCGGCCACTCCCGGCACCCGGATCGCTTGGTGGGGTATCAGCACCGGCGCCCTGCTCGCCCTGCTGTACGTCCTCGTCGGGACGCTCTCCGAGAACGCGCGCGGTCGGTCCCCCGAGGTGGCGTCGCTGTTCGGGCGACTCCGCAACCTGGTCATCGCGCTGTGGCTCCTCTATCCGGTGGTCTGGATCCTCGGCACGGAGGGCACCTTCGGTATCCTCCCGCTATACTGGGAAACCGCGGCGTTCATGGTGCTCGACCTCTCGGCGAAGGTCGGCTTCGGGGTGGTCCTGCTCCGCAGCCGCACCGTCCTCGAGCGGGCCGTTTCGCCGACAGCTGCACCGGCCTGA
- a CDS encoding NAD+ synthase: MSVDKKTFVYSSIGHTSGPFCTDHRSLEAVRERIVADIRTTVADAGADGVVVAMSGGIDSTLTTALAVEAIGAENVLGLGLPCNMTDAAHVSDARTIAEGMGIEFEEIQLRPLLEAFEETVASELESPANDADRPNERNHEIGNATARLRMITAYYAANRGSRLVLGTANRSEVLLGYFTKYGDGAADAYPIGDLYKTEVRAMAKHIGLPRRIVSKEPTAGFWATQTDAGELGARYDDIDPLLYRLVEEDRPIDEAVAELRIDRETADEIASMHAGTDHKRSLPPTPGIANRGNGDSGDGADGPE, encoded by the coding sequence ATGAGCGTAGATAAGAAGACGTTCGTCTACTCCAGTATCGGTCACACGAGCGGACCGTTTTGCACCGATCACCGGTCGCTCGAGGCGGTCCGCGAGCGGATCGTCGCCGACATTCGGACGACGGTCGCCGATGCGGGTGCGGACGGCGTCGTCGTCGCGATGAGCGGCGGCATCGACTCGACGCTGACGACGGCGCTGGCAGTCGAGGCCATCGGAGCCGAGAACGTCCTCGGGCTCGGCCTCCCCTGTAACATGACCGATGCCGCCCACGTCAGCGACGCCCGCACGATCGCGGAGGGGATGGGCATCGAGTTCGAAGAGATCCAGCTTCGACCGCTGCTCGAGGCCTTCGAGGAGACCGTCGCGAGCGAACTCGAGTCGCCGGCGAACGACGCGGACCGGCCGAACGAGCGCAACCACGAGATCGGCAACGCAACTGCGCGCCTCCGGATGATCACCGCCTACTACGCGGCGAACCGCGGGTCGCGGCTCGTCCTCGGCACCGCAAACCGCTCGGAGGTGTTGCTCGGCTACTTCACCAAGTACGGCGACGGCGCGGCCGATGCCTACCCGATCGGCGACCTCTACAAGACCGAGGTCCGCGCGATGGCCAAACACATCGGGCTCCCCCGCCGGATCGTCAGCAAGGAGCCGACCGCGGGCTTTTGGGCCACCCAGACCGACGCGGGCGAACTCGGCGCGCGGTACGACGATATCGATCCGCTGCTGTACCGGCTCGTCGAAGAAGATCGGCCGATCGACGAGGCCGTCGCCGAGTTGCGGATCGACCGCGAGACGGCCGACGAAATCGCCTCGATGCACGCCGGGACCGACCACAAACGGTCGCTGCCGCCGACGCCGGGGATCGCCAACAGGGGCAACGGCGACTCGGGCGACGGCGCGGACGGACCCGAGTGA
- a CDS encoding MarR family transcriptional regulator, giving the protein MAETDGEEIEDLPPSAKLVFKVLEYDGPLTQKQIVEESMLSARTVRYALERLEEIGIVDEDIYFADARQSLYRLEEPVAADGNGVEESPKKDACCAE; this is encoded by the coding sequence ATGGCAGAGACCGACGGGGAGGAGATCGAAGACTTGCCACCGAGTGCGAAACTCGTCTTCAAGGTTCTCGAGTACGACGGGCCGCTGACACAGAAACAGATCGTCGAGGAATCGATGCTCTCGGCCCGGACGGTGCGGTACGCGCTCGAGCGACTCGAGGAGATCGGGATCGTCGACGAGGATATCTACTTTGCGGACGCCCGCCAGAGTCTCTATCGGCTCGAGGAACCGGTCGCGGCCGACGGCAACGGCGTCGAGGAGTCCCCGAAGAAGGACGCCTGCTGCGCGGAATAA